The Pseudomonadota bacterium genome segment GGTGCTGACGGGCATCGGCTTTCTCGGCGGCGGCGTGATTCTCCGGCTGAGCGACGTCATCCGCGGCGTCACAACCGCCGCGGCAATCTGGTTCGTCGCCGCGCTGGGTATCGTGATCGGTCAGGGCTACTTTGGCCTGGCGCTGACGGCTACCGGCGTCGGGATGGTGGTGCTGTGGTTCTTCCAGTTCCTGGAGCGACCGCTACACGGGCAGATCTACCCTACGGTGCACTTGCTCGTCGAGGCCGAGCGGGTCGGCGACGTCCTGCCAGCGGCGCGCGCGCTGCTGCTCCGCAACGAGATTCGCCTGATGGACCTCAAGGCCGCGACCGACAAGGCCACCGCCGTGACTGAGCTCCATCTCTTCGTCCGCACGCAGCAGCACTTCCAGGCGCACGAGATCGTCGATGCCCTGGCGACGCTCGAAGGCGTCCAGCATGTGCGTTGGCGCTAGCGGCCCGCGCTGACCCGCTACACGCAGGACGGCGCAAGTTTACAGCGTGAGGCAGCGCAGCTAGGCTGAGGGTCGGCACGGCTCGGTTACCGCAAGCGCGGGGGCTGAGCGAGCGGTGCCGGAGAGGCAGGCTGGTTCGTGTTGCACTGTTTCGCCTTGCGTTGGAGCAAATCGCCACGACGGGGGCGCGGCGGCGCGCCCGGGCCTCGAGCCGGAGCGCGGACCTCGGTGCCGGTTTCGGGGCGCCCGACGTGGCCGCTCTGCGTCGTTGCGCTCGCGGCCCTCGGCTGCGGCGACGGGCTGAGCGTCAAGGGGCGCCTCGATCGCGTCATCGGCGAACCGCTGACCATCGAGCTGATCGAGGGCAAGCCGACCTTCGGCAGCGACGTCACGCTGGTCGATGCCGCGGGCAAGGTCTTCGAGGCCGACG includes the following:
- a CDS encoding MgtC/SapB family protein, which translates into the protein VLTGIGFLGGGVILRLSDVIRGVTTAAAIWFVAALGIVIGQGYFGLALTATGVGMVVLWFFQFLERPLHGQIYPTVHLLVEAERVGDVLPAARALLLRNEIRLMDLKAATDKATAVTELHLFVRTQQHFQAHEIVDALATLEGVQHVRWR